One Diceros bicornis minor isolate mBicDic1 chromosome 26, mDicBic1.mat.cur, whole genome shotgun sequence DNA segment encodes these proteins:
- the ERN2 gene encoding serine/threonine-protein kinase/endoribonuclease IRE2 isoform X3, producing MASAARGSGPWPPLRLRLVVQLAALLGTLAPQVQTLRPESLLLVSTLDGSLHALSKQTGELKWTLKDDPIIQGPMYVTETAFLSDPADGSLYILGTQKQQGLMKLPFTIPELVHASPCRSSDGVFYTGRKQDAWFVVDPESGETQMTLTTESPSTPLLYIGRTQYTVTMHDPRAPALRWNTTYRRYSAPPMDGSPGKYMSHLASCGMGLLLTVDPGSGAVLWTQDLGVPVMGIYTWHQDSLRQLPHLTLARDTLHFLALRWGHIRLPASGPQDTATHFSALDIQLLMTLYVGKDEAGFYVSKALVHTGVALVPRGLTLAPVDGPITEEVTLQVSGEREGSPSTAVRYPSGSVALPSQWLLIGHHEPPPVLHTTMLRIHPAPVSGTAEARPSESTQAPAFFLELLSLSREEPWDLELHPEEKTADLYPGLGPQDLLAASLSAVLLGGWILFLMRQDAQCQLLGATSRDLQSPSEQAQPLEDPEAEQLTVVGKISFNAKDVLGRGAGGTFVFRGQFEGRAVAVKRLLRECFGLVRREVQLLQESDRHPNVLRYFCTERGPQFHYIALELCRASLQEYVETPELGRWGLEPETVLQQLMSGLAHLHSLHIVHRDLKPGNVLIAGPDSLGRGRVVLSDFGLCKKLPAGRHSFSLRSGIPGTEGWMAPELLQLRPPDSPTSAVDIFSAGCVFYYVLSGGGHPFGESLYRQANILAGAPCLAHLEEEAHDRVVARDLVEAMLSPLPQARPSARQVQAHPFFWSRAKQLQFFQDVSDWLEKESEQGALVMALEAGGCEVVQGNWHKHISVPLQTGRGQTEGGPGGLRGPAGTALPVISLPPPDLRRFRTYKGTSVRDLLRAMRNKKHHYRELPVEVQQALGHVPDSFVQYFTSRFPRLLLHTHHAMRSCASESLFLPYYPTALDAREPCPGSAGS from the exons ATGGCGAGCGCGGCCCGGGGGTCGGGCCCATGGCCCCCGCTCCGGCTCCGGCTCGTGGTCCAGCTCGCGGCGCTGCTCGGGACGCTCGCGCCACAG GTCCAGACCCTCAGGCCAGAAAGCCTCCTGCTCGTGTCCACCCTGGATGGAAGTCTCCACGCACTGAGCAAGCAGACGGGGGAGTTGAAATGGACACTGAAAGATG ATCCCATCATCCAAGGGCCAATGTACGTCACGGA GACAGCCTTTCTCTCAGACCCAGCTGATGGCAGCCTGTACATCTTGGGGACCCAGAAACAACAGGGATTAATG AAACTGCCCTTCACCATCCCGGAGCTGGTTCACGCCTCCCCATGCCGCAGCTCCGATGGGGTCTTCTACACAG GCCGGAAGCAGGATGCCTGGTTTGTGGTGGACCCTGAGTCAGGGGAGACACAGATGACACTGACCACAGAGAGTCCCTCTACCCCCCTCCTCTACATCGGCCGAACAC AGTACACGGTCACCATGCATGACCCCAGGGCCCCTGCCCTACGCTGGAACACCACTTACCGCCGCTACTCAGCACCACCCATGGATGGCTCGCCTGGGAAGT ACATGAGCCACCTGGCATCCTGTGGGATGGGCCTGCTGCTAACTGTGGACCCAGGAAGTGGGGCGGTGCTGTGGACACAGGACTTGGGCGTGCCTGTGATGGGCatctacacctggcaccaggacaGCCTGCGCCAGCTACCCCATCTCACACTGGCTCGGGACACCCTGCACTTCCTCGCCCTCCGCTGGGGCCACATCCGGCTGCCTGCCTCGGGTCCCCAAGACACAGCCACCCATTTCTCTGCCTTGGACATCCAGTTGCT GATGACGCTGTATGTAGGGAAGGATGAAGCTGGCTTCTATGTTTCCAAAGCACTGGTTCACACAGGGGTGGCCCTAGTG CCTCGTGGACTGACCCTGGCCCCCGTGGATGGCCCcatcacagaggaggtgacactCCAAGTCTCAGGAGAGCGAGAGGGCTCACCTAGCACTGCTGTCAGATACCCCTCAGGGAGTGTGGCCCTCCCTAGCCAGTGGCTGCTCATTG GACACCATGAGCCACCCCCAGTCCTGCATACTACCATGCTGAGAATCCATCCAGCCCCAGTGAGTGGAACTGCTGAGGCCAGACCCTCAGAGAGCACTCAGGCTCCAGCCTTCTTCTTGGAG CTCCTGAGCCTGAGCCGAGAGGAACCTTGGGACCTGGAGCTGCATCCTGAAGAGAAAACCGCAGACTTGTATCCAGGGCTGGGACCCCAAGACCTGCTGGCAGCTAGCCTCTCTGCTGTCCTCCTGGGCGGGTGGATTCTCTTCCTGATGAGGCAG GATGCCCAGTGCCAGCTCTTGGGCGCCACCTCACGGGACCTCCAGAGCCCCTCAGAGCAAGCCCAGCCACTTGAAGACCCTGAAG CTGAGCAGCTCACCGTGGTGGGGAAGATTTCCTTCAACGCCAAGGACGTGCTGGGCCGTGGGGCAGGCGGGACTTTTGTTTTCCG GGGCCAGTTTGAGGGGCGGGCAGTGGCTGTCAAGCGGCTCCTCCGTGAATGCTTCGGCCTGGTCCGGCGGGAGGTCCAGCTGCTGCAGGAGTCGGACAGGCACCCCAACGTGCTCCGCTACTTCTGCACTGAGCGGGGACCCCAGTTCCACTACATTGCCCTGGAGCTCTGCCGGGCCTCGCTGCAGGAG TACGTGGAAACCCCAGAGCTGGGCCGCTGGGGCCTGGAGCCTGAGACGGTGCTGCAGCAGCTGATGTCTGGCCTGGCCCACCTGCATTCCTTACACATAG TGCACCGGGACCTGAAGCCGGGCAACGTTCTCATCGCGGGGCCCGACAGCCTGGGCCGAGGCAGGGTGGTCCTCTCAGACTTTGGCCTCTGCAAGAAGCTGCCTGCAGGCCGCCACAGCTTCAGCCTCCGCTCCGGCATCCCAGGCACGGAAGGCTGGATGGCGCCCGAACTCCTACAGCTCCGGCCGCCAGACAGCCCT ACCAGCGCGGTGGACATCTTCTCTGCAGGCTGCGTGTTCTACTACGTGCTTTCCGGTGGCGGCCACCCCTTCGGAGAGAGTCTTTATCGCCAGGCAAACATCCTTGCAGGGGCCCCCTGTCTGGCTCACCTGGAGGAAGAGGCCCATG ACAGGGTCGTCGCCCGGGACCTGGTTGAGGCCATGCTGAGCCCGCTCCCGCAGGCACGCCCCTCTGCTCGCCAGGTGCAGGCCCACCCCTTCTTCTGGAGCCGAGCCAAGCAGCTCCAGTTCTTCCAG GACGTCAGCGACTGGCTGGAGAAGGAGTCTGAACAGGGGGCCCTGGTGATGGCgctggaggcaggaggctgcGAGGTGGTCCAGGGCAACTGGCACAAGCACATCTCGGTGCCGCTGCAGACAGGTAGAGGCCAGACCGAGGGTGGGCCCGGGGGGCTGAGGGGGCCGGCAGGGACAGCTTTGCCAGTGATTTCCCTGCCCCCACCAGATCTGAGAAGGTTCCGGACGTACAAGGGGACGTCAGTGCGAGACCTGCTCCGCGCTATGAGGAACAAG AAACACCACTACAGGGAGCTCCCGGTCGAGGTGCAGCAGGCACTCGGCCACGTGCCAGACAGCTTCGTCCAGTACTTCACCAGCCGCTTCCCACGGCTGCTCCTCCACacccaccatgccatgaggagcTGCGCCTCCGAAAGCCTCTTCCTGCCCTACTATCCGACAGCCTTGGACGCCAGGGAGCCGTGCCCAGGGTCTGCTGGGAGCTGA
- the ERN2 gene encoding serine/threonine-protein kinase/endoribonuclease IRE2 isoform X5 has product MDTERWTAFLSDPADGSLYILGTQKQQGLMKLPFTIPELVHASPCRSSDGVFYTGRKQDAWFVVDPESGETQMTLTTESPSTPLLYIGRTQYTVTMHDPRAPALRWNTTYRRYSAPPMDGSPGKYMSHLASCGMGLLLTVDPGSGAVLWTQDLGVPVMGIYTWHQDSLRQLPHLTLARDTLHFLALRWGHIRLPASGPQDTATHFSALDIQLLMTLYVGKDEAGFYVSKALVHTGVALVPRGLTLAPVDGPITEEVTLQVSGEREGSPSTAVRYPSGSVALPSQWLLIGHHEPPPVLHTTMLRIHPAPVSGTAEARPSESTQAPAFFLELLSLSREEPWDLELHPEEKTADLYPGLGPQDLLAASLSAVLLGGWILFLMRQQQQDPPAPASPSHVSQDAQCQLLGATSRDLQSPSEQAQPLEDPEAEQLTVVGKISFNAKDVLGRGAGGTFVFRGQFEGRAVAVKRLLRECFGLVRREVQLLQESDRHPNVLRYFCTERGPQFHYIALELCRASLQEYVETPELGRWGLEPETVLQQLMSGLAHLHSLHIVHRDLKPGNVLIAGPDSLGRGRVVLSDFGLCKKLPAGRHSFSLRSGIPGTEGWMAPELLQLRPPDSPTSAVDIFSAGCVFYYVLSGGGHPFGESLYRQANILAGAPCLAHLEEEAHDRVVARDLVEAMLSPLPQARPSARQVQAHPFFWSRAKQLQFFQDVSDWLEKESEQGALVMALEAGGCEVVQGNWHKHISVPLQTGRGQTEGGPGGLRGPAGTALPVISLPPPDLRRFRTYKGTSVRDLLRAMRNKKHHYRELPVEVQQALGHVPDSFVQYFTSRFPRLLLHTHHAMRSCASESLFLPYYPTALDAREPCPGSAGS; this is encoded by the exons ATGGACACTGAAAGATG GACAGCCTTTCTCTCAGACCCAGCTGATGGCAGCCTGTACATCTTGGGGACCCAGAAACAACAGGGATTAATG AAACTGCCCTTCACCATCCCGGAGCTGGTTCACGCCTCCCCATGCCGCAGCTCCGATGGGGTCTTCTACACAG GCCGGAAGCAGGATGCCTGGTTTGTGGTGGACCCTGAGTCAGGGGAGACACAGATGACACTGACCACAGAGAGTCCCTCTACCCCCCTCCTCTACATCGGCCGAACAC AGTACACGGTCACCATGCATGACCCCAGGGCCCCTGCCCTACGCTGGAACACCACTTACCGCCGCTACTCAGCACCACCCATGGATGGCTCGCCTGGGAAGT ACATGAGCCACCTGGCATCCTGTGGGATGGGCCTGCTGCTAACTGTGGACCCAGGAAGTGGGGCGGTGCTGTGGACACAGGACTTGGGCGTGCCTGTGATGGGCatctacacctggcaccaggacaGCCTGCGCCAGCTACCCCATCTCACACTGGCTCGGGACACCCTGCACTTCCTCGCCCTCCGCTGGGGCCACATCCGGCTGCCTGCCTCGGGTCCCCAAGACACAGCCACCCATTTCTCTGCCTTGGACATCCAGTTGCT GATGACGCTGTATGTAGGGAAGGATGAAGCTGGCTTCTATGTTTCCAAAGCACTGGTTCACACAGGGGTGGCCCTAGTG CCTCGTGGACTGACCCTGGCCCCCGTGGATGGCCCcatcacagaggaggtgacactCCAAGTCTCAGGAGAGCGAGAGGGCTCACCTAGCACTGCTGTCAGATACCCCTCAGGGAGTGTGGCCCTCCCTAGCCAGTGGCTGCTCATTG GACACCATGAGCCACCCCCAGTCCTGCATACTACCATGCTGAGAATCCATCCAGCCCCAGTGAGTGGAACTGCTGAGGCCAGACCCTCAGAGAGCACTCAGGCTCCAGCCTTCTTCTTGGAG CTCCTGAGCCTGAGCCGAGAGGAACCTTGGGACCTGGAGCTGCATCCTGAAGAGAAAACCGCAGACTTGTATCCAGGGCTGGGACCCCAAGACCTGCTGGCAGCTAGCCTCTCTGCTGTCCTCCTGGGCGGGTGGATTCTCTTCCTGATGAGGCAG CAGCAGCAGGATCCGCCGGCACCTGCAAGCCCTTCTCACGTCTCACAGGATGCCCAGTGCCAGCTCTTGGGCGCCACCTCACGGGACCTCCAGAGCCCCTCAGAGCAAGCCCAGCCACTTGAAGACCCTGAAG CTGAGCAGCTCACCGTGGTGGGGAAGATTTCCTTCAACGCCAAGGACGTGCTGGGCCGTGGGGCAGGCGGGACTTTTGTTTTCCG GGGCCAGTTTGAGGGGCGGGCAGTGGCTGTCAAGCGGCTCCTCCGTGAATGCTTCGGCCTGGTCCGGCGGGAGGTCCAGCTGCTGCAGGAGTCGGACAGGCACCCCAACGTGCTCCGCTACTTCTGCACTGAGCGGGGACCCCAGTTCCACTACATTGCCCTGGAGCTCTGCCGGGCCTCGCTGCAGGAG TACGTGGAAACCCCAGAGCTGGGCCGCTGGGGCCTGGAGCCTGAGACGGTGCTGCAGCAGCTGATGTCTGGCCTGGCCCACCTGCATTCCTTACACATAG TGCACCGGGACCTGAAGCCGGGCAACGTTCTCATCGCGGGGCCCGACAGCCTGGGCCGAGGCAGGGTGGTCCTCTCAGACTTTGGCCTCTGCAAGAAGCTGCCTGCAGGCCGCCACAGCTTCAGCCTCCGCTCCGGCATCCCAGGCACGGAAGGCTGGATGGCGCCCGAACTCCTACAGCTCCGGCCGCCAGACAGCCCT ACCAGCGCGGTGGACATCTTCTCTGCAGGCTGCGTGTTCTACTACGTGCTTTCCGGTGGCGGCCACCCCTTCGGAGAGAGTCTTTATCGCCAGGCAAACATCCTTGCAGGGGCCCCCTGTCTGGCTCACCTGGAGGAAGAGGCCCATG ACAGGGTCGTCGCCCGGGACCTGGTTGAGGCCATGCTGAGCCCGCTCCCGCAGGCACGCCCCTCTGCTCGCCAGGTGCAGGCCCACCCCTTCTTCTGGAGCCGAGCCAAGCAGCTCCAGTTCTTCCAG GACGTCAGCGACTGGCTGGAGAAGGAGTCTGAACAGGGGGCCCTGGTGATGGCgctggaggcaggaggctgcGAGGTGGTCCAGGGCAACTGGCACAAGCACATCTCGGTGCCGCTGCAGACAGGTAGAGGCCAGACCGAGGGTGGGCCCGGGGGGCTGAGGGGGCCGGCAGGGACAGCTTTGCCAGTGATTTCCCTGCCCCCACCAGATCTGAGAAGGTTCCGGACGTACAAGGGGACGTCAGTGCGAGACCTGCTCCGCGCTATGAGGAACAAG AAACACCACTACAGGGAGCTCCCGGTCGAGGTGCAGCAGGCACTCGGCCACGTGCCAGACAGCTTCGTCCAGTACTTCACCAGCCGCTTCCCACGGCTGCTCCTCCACacccaccatgccatgaggagcTGCGCCTCCGAAAGCCTCTTCCTGCCCTACTATCCGACAGCCTTGGACGCCAGGGAGCCGTGCCCAGGGTCTGCTGGGAGCTGA
- the ERN2 gene encoding serine/threonine-protein kinase/endoribonuclease IRE2 isoform X6 gives MTPGPLPYAGTPLTAATQHHPWMARLGSPSFLADMSHLASCGMGLLLTVDPGSGAVLWTQDLGVPVMGIYTWHQDSLRQLPHLTLARDTLHFLALRWGHIRLPASGPQDTATHFSALDIQLLMTLYVGKDEAGFYVSKALVHTGVALVPRGLTLAPVDGPITEEVTLQVSGEREGSPSTAVRYPSGSVALPSQWLLIGHHEPPPVLHTTMLRIHPAPVSGTAEARPSESTQAPAFFLELLSLSREEPWDLELHPEEKTADLYPGLGPQDLLAASLSAVLLGGWILFLMRQQQQDPPAPASPSHVSQDAQCQLLGATSRDLQSPSEQAQPLEDPEAEQLTVVGKISFNAKDVLGRGAGGTFVFRGQFEGRAVAVKRLLRECFGLVRREVQLLQESDRHPNVLRYFCTERGPQFHYIALELCRASLQEYVETPELGRWGLEPETVLQQLMSGLAHLHSLHIVHRDLKPGNVLIAGPDSLGRGRVVLSDFGLCKKLPAGRHSFSLRSGIPGTEGWMAPELLQLRPPDSPTSAVDIFSAGCVFYYVLSGGGHPFGESLYRQANILAGAPCLAHLEEEAHDRVVARDLVEAMLSPLPQARPSARQVQAHPFFWSRAKQLQFFQDVSDWLEKESEQGALVMALEAGGCEVVQGNWHKHISVPLQTGRGQTEGGPGGLRGPAGTALPVISLPPPDLRRFRTYKGTSVRDLLRAMRNKKHHYRELPVEVQQALGHVPDSFVQYFTSRFPRLLLHTHHAMRSCASESLFLPYYPTALDAREPCPGSAGS, from the exons ATGACCCCAGGGCCCCTGCCCTACGCTGGAACACCACTTACCGCCGCTACTCAGCACCACCCATGGATGGCTCGCCTGGGAAGT CCATCTTTCTTGGCAGACATGAGCCACCTGGCATCCTGTGGGATGGGCCTGCTGCTAACTGTGGACCCAGGAAGTGGGGCGGTGCTGTGGACACAGGACTTGGGCGTGCCTGTGATGGGCatctacacctggcaccaggacaGCCTGCGCCAGCTACCCCATCTCACACTGGCTCGGGACACCCTGCACTTCCTCGCCCTCCGCTGGGGCCACATCCGGCTGCCTGCCTCGGGTCCCCAAGACACAGCCACCCATTTCTCTGCCTTGGACATCCAGTTGCT GATGACGCTGTATGTAGGGAAGGATGAAGCTGGCTTCTATGTTTCCAAAGCACTGGTTCACACAGGGGTGGCCCTAGTG CCTCGTGGACTGACCCTGGCCCCCGTGGATGGCCCcatcacagaggaggtgacactCCAAGTCTCAGGAGAGCGAGAGGGCTCACCTAGCACTGCTGTCAGATACCCCTCAGGGAGTGTGGCCCTCCCTAGCCAGTGGCTGCTCATTG GACACCATGAGCCACCCCCAGTCCTGCATACTACCATGCTGAGAATCCATCCAGCCCCAGTGAGTGGAACTGCTGAGGCCAGACCCTCAGAGAGCACTCAGGCTCCAGCCTTCTTCTTGGAG CTCCTGAGCCTGAGCCGAGAGGAACCTTGGGACCTGGAGCTGCATCCTGAAGAGAAAACCGCAGACTTGTATCCAGGGCTGGGACCCCAAGACCTGCTGGCAGCTAGCCTCTCTGCTGTCCTCCTGGGCGGGTGGATTCTCTTCCTGATGAGGCAG CAGCAGCAGGATCCGCCGGCACCTGCAAGCCCTTCTCACGTCTCACAGGATGCCCAGTGCCAGCTCTTGGGCGCCACCTCACGGGACCTCCAGAGCCCCTCAGAGCAAGCCCAGCCACTTGAAGACCCTGAAG CTGAGCAGCTCACCGTGGTGGGGAAGATTTCCTTCAACGCCAAGGACGTGCTGGGCCGTGGGGCAGGCGGGACTTTTGTTTTCCG GGGCCAGTTTGAGGGGCGGGCAGTGGCTGTCAAGCGGCTCCTCCGTGAATGCTTCGGCCTGGTCCGGCGGGAGGTCCAGCTGCTGCAGGAGTCGGACAGGCACCCCAACGTGCTCCGCTACTTCTGCACTGAGCGGGGACCCCAGTTCCACTACATTGCCCTGGAGCTCTGCCGGGCCTCGCTGCAGGAG TACGTGGAAACCCCAGAGCTGGGCCGCTGGGGCCTGGAGCCTGAGACGGTGCTGCAGCAGCTGATGTCTGGCCTGGCCCACCTGCATTCCTTACACATAG TGCACCGGGACCTGAAGCCGGGCAACGTTCTCATCGCGGGGCCCGACAGCCTGGGCCGAGGCAGGGTGGTCCTCTCAGACTTTGGCCTCTGCAAGAAGCTGCCTGCAGGCCGCCACAGCTTCAGCCTCCGCTCCGGCATCCCAGGCACGGAAGGCTGGATGGCGCCCGAACTCCTACAGCTCCGGCCGCCAGACAGCCCT ACCAGCGCGGTGGACATCTTCTCTGCAGGCTGCGTGTTCTACTACGTGCTTTCCGGTGGCGGCCACCCCTTCGGAGAGAGTCTTTATCGCCAGGCAAACATCCTTGCAGGGGCCCCCTGTCTGGCTCACCTGGAGGAAGAGGCCCATG ACAGGGTCGTCGCCCGGGACCTGGTTGAGGCCATGCTGAGCCCGCTCCCGCAGGCACGCCCCTCTGCTCGCCAGGTGCAGGCCCACCCCTTCTTCTGGAGCCGAGCCAAGCAGCTCCAGTTCTTCCAG GACGTCAGCGACTGGCTGGAGAAGGAGTCTGAACAGGGGGCCCTGGTGATGGCgctggaggcaggaggctgcGAGGTGGTCCAGGGCAACTGGCACAAGCACATCTCGGTGCCGCTGCAGACAGGTAGAGGCCAGACCGAGGGTGGGCCCGGGGGGCTGAGGGGGCCGGCAGGGACAGCTTTGCCAGTGATTTCCCTGCCCCCACCAGATCTGAGAAGGTTCCGGACGTACAAGGGGACGTCAGTGCGAGACCTGCTCCGCGCTATGAGGAACAAG AAACACCACTACAGGGAGCTCCCGGTCGAGGTGCAGCAGGCACTCGGCCACGTGCCAGACAGCTTCGTCCAGTACTTCACCAGCCGCTTCCCACGGCTGCTCCTCCACacccaccatgccatgaggagcTGCGCCTCCGAAAGCCTCTTCCTGCCCTACTATCCGACAGCCTTGGACGCCAGGGAGCCGTGCCCAGGGTCTGCTGGGAGCTGA